A stretch of Malus sylvestris chromosome 11, drMalSylv7.2, whole genome shotgun sequence DNA encodes these proteins:
- the LOC126588418 gene encoding protein PELPK1-like, producing the protein MVVDHGLRLASVLPLLLLFTFSLMSSEKMVVGARFLLETSLPQVPELPKPELPPLPNFPSLPKPELPPLPKPELPKFPKAELPHELPKPELPPLPKAENAPKSEGSKLAEVPHVPTLPEVPQLPKPELSPLPNFPTFPKPELPPLPKPELPTLPHLPAELPMPTLPSIPTLPKGTPIPSLAPPEHKSTLP; encoded by the coding sequence ATGGTGGTCGATCATGGCCTCCGCCTGGCTTCCGTCTTACCACTGCTTCTGCTCTTTACTTTCTCACTTATGAGCTCCGAAAAAATGGTTGTGGGGGCTCGCTTTCTTCTGGAGACTTCCTTGCCTCAAGTGCCGGAGCTTCCGAAGCCTGAGCTGCCACCACTTCCCAATTTCCCGTCGCTGCCAAAGCCTGAGCTGCCGCCATTGCCTAAACCCGAATTGCCAAAGTTTCCAAAGGCTGAGCTGCCACATGAGCTTCCAAAGCCTGAGCTGCCTCCGCTACCTAAAGCCGAAAATGCCCCAAAGTCTGAAGGCTCCAAGTTGGCTGAAGTACCCCATGTTCCAACCTTGCCCGAGGTGCCTCAGCTTCCAAAGCCTGAATTGTCACCACTTCCCAATTTCCCGACTTTTCCGAAGCCTGAGCTGCCACCATTGCCTAAGCCTGAATTGCCAACTCTCCCCCATCTTCCAGCTGAGCTACCAATGCCTACACTGCCTTCCATCCCAACCCTCCCCAAGGGCACACCCATCCCTTCACTCGCCCCACCTGAACACAAATCCACCCTTCCCTGA
- the LOC126588417 gene encoding protein PELPK1-like has product MVVDHGFRPAFVLPLVLVFTFSPMSSKTMIAGARCLLETSLPHVPELPKPELPPLPNFPTLPKPELPPFPKPELPKFPNPELPHELPKPELPQLPKPELPKFSKPELPHELPKPELPPLPKSELPKFPKPELPPLSKAENVPKLEGLKLAEVPHVPTLPAVPQLPKPELPPLPEFPTFPKPELPPLPKPELPKLPAIPTLPHLPTELPKPTFPSIPSLTPPHKTTLP; this is encoded by the coding sequence ATGGTGGTCGATCATGGCTTCCGCCCGGCCTTCGTATTACCACTAGTTCTGGTCTTTACCTTCTCACCTATGAGCTCCAAAACAATGATTGCGGGGGCTCGCTGCCTTCTGGAGACTTCCTTGCCTCATGTGCCCGAGCTTCCGAAGCCTGAGCTGCCACCACTTCCCAATTTCCCAACGTTGCCAAAGCCTGAGCTGCCGCCGTTTCCTAAACCCGAATTGCCAAAGTTTCCAAATCCTGAGTTGCCACATGAGCTTCCAAAGCCTGAGCTGCCACAGTTGCCGAAACCTGAATTGCCAAAGTTTTCAAAGCCTGAGCTGCCGCATGAGCTTCCAAAGCCTGAGTTGCCGCCATTGCCTAAATCCGAATTGCCAAAGTTTCCGAAGCCCGAGTTGCCACCACTCTCTAAAGCCGAAAATGTACCAAAGCTTGAAGGCCTGAAATTGGCTGAAGTGCCCCATGTTCCAACCTTGCCTGCGGTGCCTCAACTTCCCAAGCCTGAATTGCCACCACTTCCCGAGTTCCCAACGTTTCCAAAGCCTGAGCTGCCACCATTGCCTAAGCCTGAATTGCCAAAGTTGCCTGCAATACCAACTCTTCCCCATCTTCCAACTGAGCTACCAAAGCCCACATTTCCCTCCATCCCTTCACTCACCCCACCTCACAAAACAACCCTTCCCTGA
- the LOC126589554 gene encoding VAN3-binding protein-like, with protein sequence MEETLPMLTTRRTDQSPVNHRDHLPKSPRVPMEFLSRSWSASALEVSKALSQSHPPPLPPPPPSCMANSKSSNSSSSCTTTATTTTPSIPEDIAGEAEELPSLPGNQFYFASSVTSQLVLDRIMSQSMREEVSPLTSGRLSHSSGPLNNGGSLTEMDSPPVSPSDEFDDVVKYFRTHNSIQNLFNGSRSSAGNGNTAPSGGAKTVGRWLKERKEKKKEETRVHNAQVHAAVSVAAVAAAVAAIAAATAASSGSRKNDQAGKTDMAVASAATLVAAQCAEAAEAMGAEHDHLTSVVSSAVNVHSHDDITTLTAAAATALRGAATLKARAMKEVWNISAVIPVEKGMGMGVCGGKTNSNGGDRSSSSSFSDDHVPVDPTFLGVSNQDLLARGSELLKRTRKGDLHWKLVSVYIHRTGQVMLKMKSKHVAGTFTKKKKNVVLDVCKNMPAWPGRHLFDDGEQRRYFGLKTEARGIVEFECKNQREHDVWTHGVSRLLSVVAERKNRH encoded by the exons ATGGAAGAAACACTACCAATGTTAACCACTCGCCGGACTGACCAAAGCCCCGTCAACCACCGAGACCACCTCCCCAAAAGCCCAAGAGTTCCAATGGAGTTTCTCTCAAGGTCATGGAGTGCCTCCGCTCTTGAAGTCTCCAAAGCTCTGTCTCAGTCTCACCCTCCTCCgctgcctcctcctcctccttcatgCATGGCTAATTCCAAGTCCTCAAACAGCTCTTCCTCTTGCACCACCACCGCAACCACCACCACTCCTTCCATTCCTGAAGACATCGCAGGAGAAGCAGAGGAGCTGCCGTCCCTCCCCGGAAACCAATTTTACTTTGCTTCCTCTGTCACCTCCCAGCTCGTCCTTGATCGCATTATGTCACAGTCCATGAGAGAG GAAGTGTCTCCATTGACATCAGGGAGGCTCTCACACAGCAGTGGACCTCTGAACAATGGTGGTTCTCTAACAGAGATGGATAGCCCTCCAGTCTCACCCTCTGATGAGTTCGACGACGTCGTTAAG TATTTTCGAACCCACAACAGCATACAAAACCTATTCAACGGCAGCCGGAGCAGCGCTGGAAATGGCAACACTGCCCCCAGCGGCGGAGCCAAGACGGTGGGGAGGTGGttgaaagagagaaaagagaagaaaaaggaagagacGAGAGTGCACAACGCGCAGGTCCATGCGGCGGTTTCAGTTGCTGCGGTGGCTGCTGCAGTGGCCGCCATTGCTGCAGCCACAGCGGCTTCTTCGGGGTCGAGAAAGAACGATCAAGCAGGGAAGACTGACATGGCAGTGGCGTCTGCCGCCACGTTGGTAGCTGCTCAATGTGCTGAGGCTGCGGAAGCTATGGGAGCTGAACATGACCATCTTACTTCAGTAGTCAGCTCCGCCGTTAATGTTCATTCACATGATGATATTACCACCCTCACTGCAGCTGCTGCGACAG CTTTACGAGGGGCAGCGACCCTAAAGGCAAGGGCAATGAAGGAGGTGTGGAACATATCAGCAGTGATTCCAGTGGAAAAGGGAATGGGAATGGGAGTCTGCGGTGGTAAAACCAACAGCAACGGTGGTGatcgcagcagcagcagcagctttaGTGACGATCATGTTCCTGTTGACCCTACTTTTCTTGGGGTCTCGAACCAAGACCTCCTTGCTAGGGGCAGTGAACTCCTCAAACGCACACGAAAAG GCGATCTCCACTGGAAACTAGTGTCTGTTTACATTCACCGAACCGGGCAG GTGATGCTGAAAATGAAAAGCAAACACGTCGCAGGAACTTTcaccaagaagaaaaaga ATGTTGTGTTGGACGTGTGCAAGAACATGCCGGCATGGCCCGGGAGACACTTGTTCGACGACGGAGAGCAGCGTCGTTACTTTGGGCTGAAGACGGAAGCACGAGGCATCGTTGAGTTCGAGTGCAAGAACCAGAGAGAACATGACGTCTGGACTCACGGCGTTTCAAGGCTGCTTTCCGTTGTCGCTGAGAGAAAGAACAGGCACTGA
- the LOC126590050 gene encoding histone-lysine N-methyltransferase, H3 lysine-9 specific SUVH6-like has translation MGVVEAMQHSESSRRIASLNGSHSEGRLGRSMENGECSFRAPNLKRRTVSAVRDFPLGCGRFGQLRENLRRHEGAASGGNFDSVPTENLVSRGENGDVRGVDKLGRSNVHVDETDLMNGKDVGTVERIESVATLEHEISDLPNDQHGLNNWRPVEEAASVVAAEALISGGNDDDEQGIEVRMVPAGSINETALTNGKAFGTVETVDLNALLNEISDSLKDPLQLGVATPNEDMSSVMPDSPPNGSISISSGNGLEKTAVKKYPPRRVVSAIRDFPPLCGRNPALEARNFGQERSAMDGEPSSLNTAKTTVRQTGEDVQDREFHKSENGGDISLLIGDKVQPKSKGHAVQELERHHDVNYEMNVVSEDAKKIYHELSQGRYIFQGTGSVEHSEEKVGMEMVVYHGKESPSETDLGKPYYHNQLHEEDFVRSEITSEKAVVMGLMTASNCPWRMGKVVDLHKLEGGSSERKRKKLDVKCQIERSKAISRKKDDSDIGGKSPKNILPISQMSAYEGTRQLVVWDKKEYSLELDQKEDFYVSPRSGCSDVCPPPFGTSSSTSKVRDNTRNTVRETLRLFQALCRKLLREEEGKSKEGGVPRKRVDYSAAKILKDKGKYVNTGKQILGTVPGVEVGDEFHYRVELTIVGLHRQIQGGIDYVKHGGKILATSIVASGGYADDLDNSSSLIYTGQGGNVMNTDKEPEDQKLERGNLALKNSLDEKNPVRVIRGSEDGRSKTYVYDGLYLVEKCWQDMGSHGKLVFKFQLDRVRDQPELAWKEVKKSKKYKVREGLCIDDISGGKESITVCAVNTIDDEKPPTFVYITSMIYPDWCRPVPPKGCTCIVECSDSEKCSCAVENGGEIPYNFNGAIVEAKSLVYECGPSCKCPPSCYNRVSQRGIKFQLEIFKTESRGWGVRSLNSIPSGSFICEYIGELLEEKEAEERTGNDEYLFDIGNNYSDNSLWDGLSILMPDAQSSSHGVVGEGGFTIDAVEYGNVGRFINHSCSPNLYAQNVLYDHDDTRIPHIMFFAAENIPPLQELTYHYNYMIDQVRDSNGKIKKKSCYCGSPECTGRLY, from the coding sequence ATGGGGGTCGTTGAAGCGATGCAACATTCGGAATCTTCGAGGCGAATTGCTTCACTTAATGGTAGTCATTCTGAGGGGAGATTGGGACGATCCATGGAAAATGGAGAGTGCTCTTTCCGTGCTCCTAACTTAAAGAGGCGTACAGTCTCTGCGGTCCGTGATTTTCCCCTGGGGTGCGGACGGTTTGGTCAGTTAAGGGAAAATTTGAGACGACATGAAGGGGCTGCTTCTGGGGGAAATTTTGACAGTGTACCAACAGAAAATTTGGTTAGTAGGGGTGAAAATGGCGATGTACGTGGGGTTGACAAGCTCGGGCGCTCAAATGTTCATGTGGATGAGACTGACTTGATGAATGGTAAGGATGTGGGTACTGTGGAGAGAATTGAATCAGTGGCAACCTTAGAGCATGAAATTTCTGATTTGCCAAATGACCAACATGGGTTAAACAATTGGAGACCGGTTGAAGAGGCAGCTTCTGTTGTTGCTGCTGAGGCTTTGATTAGCGGGGGTAACGACGATGATGAACAAGGGATTGAAGTGCGAATGGTACCTGCTGGTTCGATCAATGAGACTGCATTGACTAATGGTAAGGCTTTTGGTACTGTGGAGACAGTGGATTTAAATGCATTGCTGAATGAAATATCTGATTCGTTGAAGGACCCACTTCAGCTTGGTGTGGCTACACCAAATGAAGATATGTCTTCTGTTATGCCTGATTCACCACCCAATGGATCCATCTCCATTTCTAGTGGAAATGGTCTGGAGAAGACTGCAGTTAAAAAATATCCTCCTCGAAGAGTAGTATCAGCCATTCGGGACTTCCCTCCTCTTTGTGGAAGAAATCCTGCCCTGGAGGCGAGGAATTTTGGTCAAGAGAGGTCCGCTATGGATGGCGAACCATCATCATTGAACACAGCGAAGACTACTGTGAGACAAACAGGTGAGGATGTTCAAGATAGAGAGTTTCACAAGAGTGAAAATGGAGGGGATATTTCTCTACTAATTGGGGACAAGGTTCAACCAAAAAGCAAGGGACATGCTGTACAAGAATTGGAAAGGCACCATGATGTAAATTATGAGATGAACGTGGTTTCAGAAGATGCTAAAAAAATTTACCATGAACTTTCTCAAGGACGCTATATATTCCAAGGCACGGGGAGTGTTGAACATTCAGAGGAGAAAGTGGGGATGGAGATGGTGGTATACCATGGAAAGGAAAGTCCAAGCGAGACAGACTTAGGTAAACCTTATTATCATAATCAATTGCACGAAGAAGATTTTGTAAGATCGGAAATTACGTCGGAAAAAGCGGTTGTAATGGGTTTGATGACTGCGTCAAACTGTCCATGGAGGATGGGAAAAGTGGTTGACCTACATAAACTAGAAGGTGGAAGTAGCGAAAGAAAACGAAAGAAGCTTGATGTGAAATGTCAGATAGAAAGGTCTAAGGCTATTTCCAGGAAAAAAGATGACTCGGACATTGGAGGAAAGTCTCCAAAGAATATTCTTCCTATATCACAAATGAGTGCTTATGAAGGTACACGTCAGCTTGTTGTCTGGGACAAGAAGGAGTATTCTCTTGAGCTTGACCAGAAAGAAGACTTTTATGTGAGTCCAAGATCAGGTTGTTCTGATGTATGTCCTCCTCCTTTTGGTACTAGTAGTTCAACTAGCAAAGTTCGTGATAATACCCGAAACACGGTGAGGGAGACATTGCGTCTGTTCCAAGCTCTCTGTAGGAAGCTCTTGCGGGAGGAAGAGGGTAAGTCAAAGGAAGGAGGAGTTCCTCGCAAAAGGGTTGATTATTCAGCTGCAAAGATCCTCAAGGATAAAGGAAAATATGTAAATACGGGCAAACAAATCTTGGGAACTGTGCCGGGAGTTGAAGTTGGCGATGAGTTTCATTACAGAGTGGAACTTACTATTGTTGGCCTTCATCGCCAGATTCAGGGTGGTATAGATTATGtaaagcatggtgggaagatcCTTGCAACCAGTATCGTTGCATCTGGTGGCTATGCAGATGATTTGGATAATTCAAGTTCCTTGATTTATACAGGCCAAGGAGGAAATGTGATGAATACTGATAAGGAACCTGAAGATCAGAAGCTTGAACGGGGAAACCTTGCTTTAAAGAATAGTCTGGATGAAAAAAATCCTGTTAGAGTGATCCGTGGCTCTGAAGATGGAAGAAGTAAGACATATGTTTATGATGGACTATATTTGGTAGAGAAATGTTGGCAGGATATGGGGTCTCATGGTAAGCTtgttttcaagtttcaacttGACAGAGTCCGAGATCAACCAGAGCTTGCTTGGAAAGAAGTGAAGAAGTCCAAAAAATATAAAGTACGGGAAGGTCTATGCATTGATGATATTTCAGGAGGGAAAGAGTCCATTACTGTCTGTGCTGTGAATACCATAGATGATGAGAAACCTCCAACATTTGTATACATAACTAGCATGATATATCCAGATTGGTGCCGCCCAGTTCCTCCCAAGGGTTGTACCTGTATTGTTGAATGCTCAGATTCTGAGAAATGTTCTTGTGCAGTTGAGAACGGAGGTGAGATCCCATATAACTTCAATGGTGCTATTGTTGAAGCAAAGTCCCTTGTGTATGAGTGTGGTCCTTCTTGTAAGTGTCCTCCTTCTTGTTACAATAGAGTTAGTCAGCGTGGTATCAAATTTCAGCTTGAAATCTTCAAAACTGAATCGAGGGGTTGGGGAGTGAGATCCCTAAATTCCATTCCTTCGGGAAGTTTTATATGTGAGTATATAGGAGAGCTCCTGGAAGAGAAGGAAGCTGAAGAAAGAACTGGGAATGATGAGTATCTGTTTGATATTGGGAATAACTACAGCGACAATTCTCTTTGGGATGGACTTTCAATCCTCATGCCCGATGCACAATCAAGTTCTCATGGAGTTGTGGGGGAAGGTGGATTCACCATTGATGCAGTAGAGTACGGCAATGTGGGAAGATTTATCAACCATAGTTGTTCTCCTAATCTTTATGCCCAAAATGTCCTCTATGATCATGATGACACTAGAATTCCTCACATCATGTTCTTTGCTGCTGAGAACATTCCTCCTTTGCAAGAGTTGACCTATCATTACAATTATATGATAGACCAGGTTCGTGATTCTAATGGCAAGATAAAGAAGAAGAGTTGCTATTGTGGTTCTCCAGAGTGCACTGGCAGACTTTATTGA
- the LOC126589555 gene encoding protein LIFEGUARD 4: MWNQAFRKSDPEAGARLLYPVMLESPELRWSFIRKIYAIVAIQLLATIAVGAVVVSVRPVANFFVSTGAGLALYIVLIITPFIVLCPLYYYHQKHPVNYLLLGIFTISLAFVVGLTCAFTSGKVILESVILTAVVVIGLTLYTFWAARRGQDFHFLGPFLSGALLVLIVFALIQVFFPLGKISVMIYGCLASIIFCGYIVYDTDNLIKRYSYDEYIWAAVSLYLDIINLFLALLTVFRASD; this comes from the exons ATGTGGAATCAGGCGTTTCGGAAGAGTGATCCGGAGGCCGGAGCGAGGCTGCTCTACCCTGTGATGCTCGAGAGCCCCGAGCTCCGGTGGTCCTTCATCCGCAAAATCTACGCGATCGTTGCCATCCAATTACTCGCCACCATCGCTGTAGGCGCCGTCGTCGTTTCGGTCCGGCCGGTGGCTAACTTCTTTGTCAGCACCGGCGCCGGCCTGGCGCTCTACATCGTTCTCATCATCACGCCTTTCATCG TGCTGTGCCCGCTGTACTATTACCACCAGAAGCATCCGGTTAATTATCTTTTACTGGGAATTTTTACCATCTCACTGGCATTTGTCGTTGGTTTGACCTGTGCATTTACTAGCG GGAAGGTGATTTTGGAGTCGGTTATTCTGACGGCAGTGGTCGTAATTGGTTTGACCTTGTACACATTTTGGGCTGCAAGGAGAGGCCAAGATTTCCACTTTCTTGGTCCTTTCTTGTCCGGAGCTCTACTGGTTCTGATCGTATTTGCTCTGATTCAG GTTTTCTTCCCGCTTGGTAAGATCTCGGTGATGATATATGGTTGCTTGGCGTCGATTATATTTTGTGGGTACATTGTGTATGACACGGACAACTTGATCAAGCGATACTCTTACGACGAGTACATTTGGGCTGCAGTTTCCTTGTATTTGGATATCATCAACCTCTTCCTAGCTCTTCTCACCGTTTTTAGGGCGTCCGACTGA
- the LOC126590478 gene encoding chlorophyllase-1-like — protein sequence MGRRQSTSYNINLIAIASFVQFKSRKENEKENISTGRVHGIGDKNSEIGPQPLTQGDRYTEETPLSSCFDSSAPPKPLFIVTPTVAGTYPVILLHHGFYLSNYFYKELLQHIASHGFVAVAPQLCGYVPPSGPEEIELGAKVINWLPKGLQSLLPENVVADFTKFALSGRSKGGKTAFATALGHAKSSLSLKISVLIGIDPVAGADQHCRTYSHILTYSPQSFNLSIPVVVIGTGLRPEPKCLHGTTMCPRWREPNHKEFFYECKPPCAHFVVKDYGHMDMLDDNPRGMVGAWLVAIVGDPDISPAKLDPVEFIRA from the exons atgggaaggagacaatccacctcctatAATATCAACCTAATAGCAATTGCATCCTTTGTACAATTTAAAAgtagaaaggaaaatgaaaaagaaaatatcagcACCGGCCGGGTACATGGCATAGGGGACAAAAATTCTGAAATTGGCCCTCAGCCTCTCACACAAGGTGACAGGTATACTG AGGAGACGCCACTGTCTTCCTGCTTTGATTCTTCAGCACCTCCAAAGCCCTTGTTCATCGTTACACCGACAGTTGCCGGCACCTACCCTGTAATCTTGCTTCATCACGGCTTCTACCTCAGCAACTATTTCTATAAAGAGTTACTCCAGCACATAGCTTCTCATGGATTCGTAGCTGTAGCACCTCAG TTATGTGGGTATGTACCTCCAAGTGGACCTGAGGAAATCGAATTAGGGGCAAAAGTCATAAACTGGTTACCAAAAGGCCTCCAATCCCTGCTGCCAGAAAATGTTGTAGCAGACTTCACCAAATTTGCTCTATCAGGCCGCAGCAAAGGTGGGAAAACAGCATTTGCAACAGCACTTGGGCATGCCAAATCTTCACTCTCCCTCAAAATATCAGTCCTCATAGGCATTGACCCTGTGGCGGGTGCTGACCAACACTGCAGAACATATTCCCATATTCTCACCTATTCCCCTCAATCGTTCAACCTCTCGATTCCGGTCGTAGTGATCGGGACTGGACTGAGACCGGAACCAAAATGCTTGCATGGCACAACCATGTGCCCCAGATGGCGTGaacct aacCACAAGGAGTTCTTCTATGAATGCAAACCCCCATGTGCACATTTTGTTGTCAAGGACTATGGGCACATGGACATGTTGGACGACAATCCACGGGGCATGGTTGGGGCATGGTTGGTTGCCATTGTTGGTGATCCTGATATTTCTCCAGCAAAGCTTGATCCTGTGGAGTTCATTAGGGCATAA
- the LOC126588673 gene encoding uncharacterized protein LOC126588673 gives MTIMNMDMEVMQTYLFKITLTSQWKEVVRTYRLDPRAHMAKITESGDTALHVAVSDGQEEHIEELVKLVSTNELLQVPNERGNTPLHIAASMGNVRMSECIARHHPMLVGALNKENETPLFSAALYGKKSAFLCLHYICSLHDNQQRYKYCRRKDGNTILHCAIARDYFDLAFQIIDLYEELVFYVNEEGHSPLHLLSSKSYAFASGSRLGPWDKIIYNYVYVGKLKREERPDHFNDELTKTLKDGSNPKYPENYQTCITFFRLVWTMVQVLVTNRKDDDQGESRKNSADTENPVVRPTVALNRRNPGSQSNIGAQQHQSIPRHHRTCFEFVKLFSKATLLIAFGWGSKYIKRIREKKQKHKWSVQIMNELLKRASLYAYEDNGMNPQTAAPSHKNKKYDETRPYEVDHGDEVVTFGVGSNTKQPVVNPPRQDESKAKNDKKKIAEEMREKITLHMGKRETPFLIAARNGVTEMVEKILELFPVAIRDINSERKNVVQVAVESRQLHVYRLLLRKNISMRDNVFSKVDDKGNSVLHLAAMLGDHQPWLNHGPAFQMQWEIKWYQIVKTSMPPHFFVRFNNDNKTPKDIFKETHKGLVKDGREWLTKASESCSVMGALIATVAFATATTVPGGIKEVTGRPTLENLPVFDIFAISSLFALCSSVTSMVIFLSILMSRYQDKDFRKELPSKLLLGLTLLFVSMVSMLISFCAGHFFMLKDKLKHAAFPVYAITCMPLAIFAVGHFPLYFNMILANFKKVPFDSGVTRVAPL, from the exons ATGACGATCATGAATATGGACATGGAGGTCATGCAGACATATTTGTTCAAAATCACCCTAACAAGCCAATGGAAAGAAGTTGTTAGAACCTATAGGCTTGACCCTCGAGCACACATGGCGAAGATCACGGAGTCAGGTGACACAGCATTACACGTAGCAGTGTCCGATGGCCAAGAAGAGCACATTGAAGAGCTAGTAAAACTGGTTTCCACAAACGAGCTGCTTCAAGTTCCAAATGAGCGAGGGAATACCCCTCTCCACATTGCAGCATCGATGGGGAATGTGAGAATGTCTGAGTGCATTGCCAGACACCATCCCATGTTGGTTGGTGCTcttaacaaagaaaatgagACCCCTCTCTTCTCGGCTGCTCTCTATGGTAAAAAATCTGCCTTCTTATGTCTACACTACATCTGCAGCCTTCATGATAATCAGCAACGCTACAAGTACTGCAGGAGGAAGGATGGTAATACTATCTTGCATTGTGCAATTGCTAGGGACTACTTTG ATTTGGCCTTTCAGATAATCGATCTGTATGAAGAACTAGTTTTTTACGTCAATGAAGAAGGACACTCccctcttcatcttctttccaGTAAGTCTTATGCATTTGCAAGTGGTAGTCGGCTTGGACCATGGGACAAAATCATTTACAATT ATGTATATGTTGGTAAGCTCAAAAGGGAGGAACGACCGGATCATTTTAACGATGAGCTAACGAAGACATTGAAAGATGGAAGCAATCCCAAATATCCAGAAAACTATCAAACATGCATCACCTTCTTTCGGTTGGTGTGGACTATGGTTCAAGTACTTG TTACCAATAGGAAAGACGATGATCAGGGAGAAAGCCGAAAAAATTCAGCAGATACAGAGAACCCAGTAGTTCGACCTACGGTTGCTCTGAACAGAAGAAATCCAG gATCCCAATCAAATATTGGAGCACAGCAACATCAATCAATTCCGAGGCATCACAGAACCTGCTTTGAGTTCGTAAAACTTTTCTCAAAGGCGACATTGCTGATTGCTTTTGGATGGG GGTCTAAGTATATAAAGAGGATAagggaaaagaaacaaaagcacaaatggTCAGTTCAAATCATGAACGAGCTACTCAAACGTGCTTCCTTGTATGCGTATGAAGACAACGGTATGAATCCACAGACTGCAGCACCAtcccacaaaaacaaaaaatatgatgAAACAAGGCCTTATGAAGTTGATCATGGCGATGAAGTTGTCACCTTCGGAGTCGGAAGCAATACTAAACAGCCTGTTGTGAATCCTCCGCGACAAGATGAAAGTAAGGCAAAGaatgataaaaagaaaattgccgAAG aaatgagagagaagatAACCCTTCATATGGGAAAGAGGGAAACACCCTTCTTGATTGCTGCAAGAAATGGTGTGACTGAAATGGTGGAGAAGATACTTGAACTTTTTCCGGTGGCCATCCGTGACATTAACTCAGAGAGAAAGAATGTAGTGCAGGTGGCTGTGGAGAGCAGGCAACTCCATGTGTACCGGCTCTTGCTAAGGAAAAATATCTCGATGAGAGATAACGTTTTCAGCAAAGTGGATGATAAAGGGAATAGTGTGTTACATCTCGCAGCAATGTTGGGAGACCATCAGCCTTGGCTAAATCATGGGCCTGCGTTCCAAATGCAATGGGAAATCAAATGGTATCAG ATCGTAAAGACCTCCATGCCACCACACTTCTTTGTTCGCTTCAATAACGACAACAAGACTCCGAAGGACATCTTCAAAGAAACCCACAAAGGGCTCGTGAAAGACGGAAGGGAATGGCTCACCAAGGCCTCTGAGTCCTGCTCCGTAATGGGGGCCCTCATCGCCACTGTCGCCTTTGCAACTGCAACAACTGTTCCTGGTGGCATCAAGGAGGTTACAGGAAGACCAACCCTCGAAAACTTACCTGTTTTCGACATTTTCGCCATCTCATCGCTCTTTGCCCTATGCTCCTCGGTTACGTCCATGGTCATATTCCTGTCCATCCTCATGTCCCGGTACCAAGACAAGGACTTCAGGAAAGAGCTGCCGAGTAAGCTTTTGCTTGGATTGACATTGCTCTTCGTGTCAATGGTTTCCATGTTGATTTCATTTTGTGCAGGGCATTTCTTTATGCTTAAAGATAAGCTCAAACACGCTGCATTTCCGGTTTATGCAATAACGTGCATGCCTTTAGCAATTTTTGCTGTAGGCCACTTCCCACTGTATTTTAACATGATATTGGCAAACTTTAAAAAGGTTCCATTCGACAGCGGAGTCACAAGGGTAGCTCCTCTTTGA